A DNA window from Stenotrophomonas sp. 57 contains the following coding sequences:
- a CDS encoding mechanosensitive ion channel family protein has translation MMLSLKDHLPAWTYPWLHDAGIAVKILLTLLAAWLLRVMARRLIRRFAEHYTLPPEMAMGARRISSFVVYFSAVLYILSLLGASPSVLWTAFTGFAAVGAVAFFAAWSVLSNIFCTLLIFTTRPFRLHDYIEVLENGEKPGLKGRVIDVNLIYTTLQETGDGHEGTVLQLPNNLFFQRTVRRWRDPGQAPGGIQGDG, from the coding sequence ATGATGTTGTCGCTGAAGGATCACCTGCCGGCCTGGACCTACCCTTGGCTCCACGACGCGGGTATCGCCGTGAAGATCCTGCTCACCCTGCTGGCCGCGTGGCTGCTGCGGGTGATGGCGCGGCGCTTGATCCGCCGCTTCGCCGAGCACTACACGCTGCCGCCTGAGATGGCGATGGGCGCGCGCCGGATCAGCAGTTTCGTGGTTTATTTCAGCGCAGTGCTGTACATCCTCAGCTTGCTCGGCGCCTCGCCGTCGGTGTTGTGGACCGCGTTCACCGGCTTCGCGGCCGTGGGTGCGGTGGCCTTCTTCGCAGCGTGGAGCGTGCTGTCCAACATCTTCTGCACGCTGCTGATCTTCACCACCCGCCCGTTCCGCCTGCATGACTACATCGAAGTGCTGGAGAACGGCGAGAAGCCGGGCCTGAAGGGCCGGGTGATCGACGTGAACCTGATCTACACGACGCTGCAGGAAACCGGCGACGGCCACGAAGGCACGGTGCTGCAGCTGCCGAACAACCTGTTCTTCCAGCGCACGGTGCGCCGCTGGCGCGACCCGGGACAAGCGCCAGGCGGCATCCAGGGCGACGGCTAA
- a CDS encoding YkgJ family cysteine cluster protein, which yields MLLQPGDQVPGQFLARDAHGRAVMARNEEGWCAAIDPYHLRCTIYSQRPAICRQFSMGGDDCRRERQDYLRQADACALSSPST from the coding sequence GTGCTGCTGCAGCCCGGCGACCAGGTACCCGGCCAGTTCCTCGCGCGCGACGCGCACGGCCGTGCCGTGATGGCGCGCAACGAGGAAGGCTGGTGCGCGGCGATCGATCCCTATCACCTGCGCTGCACGATCTATTCGCAGCGCCCGGCGATCTGCCGCCAGTTCTCAATGGGCGGCGATGACTGCCGCCGCGAGCGGCAGGACTACCTGCGCCAGGCCGATGCCTGCGCGCTTTCCTCCCCTTCCACCTGA
- a CDS encoding sigma-70 family RNA polymerase sigma factor produces MLDTTMPAPPAANDAADEPALVRAAAAGDTAAYELLYRRHAPRVFAVLWRLCGGQQARAEDALQEAFLQAWKALPGFRFESSLSTWLHRLGVNAALMELRGRAAGQDHDSLDNVDGGLQELAVHDRCAGTERDLERALSTLPPRARAVLVLHDIEGWKHQEIAEQLQMAVGSSKAQLHRARGLLRARLGDMT; encoded by the coding sequence ATGCTCGACACCACCATGCCCGCGCCGCCTGCCGCCAACGACGCCGCCGACGAACCCGCCCTGGTGCGGGCGGCGGCCGCGGGCGACACCGCTGCCTATGAACTGCTGTACCGGCGTCACGCGCCGCGTGTATTCGCTGTGCTGTGGCGATTGTGTGGCGGCCAGCAGGCACGTGCCGAGGATGCGCTGCAGGAGGCTTTCCTGCAGGCCTGGAAAGCACTGCCGGGGTTCCGTTTCGAGAGCAGCCTGTCCACCTGGCTGCATCGGCTGGGCGTCAACGCCGCGCTGATGGAACTGCGCGGCCGGGCGGCCGGGCAGGATCACGACAGCCTGGACAATGTCGACGGCGGCCTGCAGGAACTGGCGGTGCATGACCGTTGTGCCGGGACCGAGCGCGATCTTGAGCGCGCGCTGTCGACACTGCCACCACGGGCGCGTGCGGTACTGGTGCTGCACGACATCGAAGGCTGGAAACACCAGGAAATCGCCGAGCAGCTGCAGATGGCCGTCGGCAGTTCCAAGGCACAGCTGCATCGTGCGCGCGGCCTGTTGCGCGCACGGCTGGGAGACATGACATGA
- a CDS encoding DksA/TraR family C4-type zinc finger protein — MATGWAGDGAVQDQIDATVDDAIARARRQLREGPGLEHCEECDAPIPLARRQAVPGVRLCVACQQARDDEEQAHAGYNRRGSKDSQLR, encoded by the coding sequence ATGGCCACCGGTTGGGCGGGAGACGGCGCGGTCCAGGACCAGATCGACGCCACCGTCGACGATGCGATCGCCCGCGCGCGGCGGCAGCTGCGCGAGGGCCCCGGTCTGGAACACTGTGAGGAATGCGACGCGCCGATCCCGTTGGCGCGGCGCCAGGCCGTGCCCGGTGTCCGGCTGTGCGTGGCGTGCCAGCAGGCGCGTGACGACGAAGAACAGGCGCATGCCGGCTACAACCGGCGTGGCAGCAAGGACAGCCAGTTGAGGTAA
- a CDS encoding HDOD domain-containing protein, whose protein sequence is MTPAWWRRLRGWLARSTGAAPSRLAAVSRQAVAAAAASLQGEALPAGEIAAHLQRGLHALALYPRLAGEPAPLQASALGEAVARALQDRDWAARQLPRRPQLLPQLIQTVNDDAASARVMAAIIGQDPVLTGNLLRIANSPAYKVHERPVESLQRAVTLVGTEGVRQIISAVLVQPVMQVQCEVFPQFSTIIWEHALLASRAAADHARTVTFGDAFAAQWLGLVQGLGSALVMRQLLQEAQARGETVEPALALQLLQQWSLPLAQRVAAAWELPEPVHQALAPEADGPLADSLRLARAAAAASLLCRHGHASQNRMLALLEQLPSAPPHALRWIWRRLHGRSVETLDEAGQAQGRPVP, encoded by the coding sequence ATGACGCCGGCCTGGTGGCGAAGGTTGCGCGGCTGGCTGGCGCGCTCGACCGGGGCAGCACCGTCACGCTTGGCGGCCGTATCACGACAGGCCGTGGCGGCCGCTGCGGCCAGCCTGCAGGGCGAGGCGTTGCCGGCCGGCGAGATCGCCGCACATCTGCAGCGCGGTCTGCATGCGCTGGCGCTGTATCCGCGGCTGGCTGGCGAGCCCGCCCCGCTCCAGGCGTCGGCGCTGGGCGAGGCGGTGGCGCGTGCGCTGCAGGACCGCGACTGGGCGGCCCGGCAGCTGCCGCGCCGCCCGCAGCTGCTGCCGCAGCTGATCCAGACGGTGAACGACGATGCGGCCTCGGCGCGGGTGATGGCGGCCATCATCGGCCAGGACCCGGTGCTGACCGGCAACCTGCTGCGCATCGCCAACAGCCCGGCCTACAAAGTGCATGAGCGGCCGGTGGAAAGCCTGCAGCGGGCGGTGACCCTGGTCGGTACCGAAGGCGTGCGCCAGATCATCAGCGCGGTGCTGGTGCAGCCGGTGATGCAGGTGCAGTGCGAGGTGTTTCCGCAGTTCAGCACGATCATCTGGGAGCACGCCCTGCTGGCGTCGCGTGCGGCGGCCGATCACGCGCGCACGGTCACCTTCGGCGACGCTTTCGCCGCCCAGTGGCTGGGGCTGGTGCAGGGACTGGGCTCGGCACTGGTGATGCGGCAGTTGCTGCAGGAAGCGCAGGCACGCGGCGAAACCGTAGAGCCGGCGCTGGCCCTGCAGCTGCTGCAGCAGTGGTCGTTGCCACTGGCACAACGCGTGGCTGCAGCCTGGGAGCTGCCCGAGCCGGTGCACCAGGCGTTGGCGCCGGAGGCGGACGGCCCGCTCGCCGACAGCCTGCGCCTGGCCCGTGCGGCGGCAGCGGCCAGCCTGCTGTGCCGGCATGGCCACGCCAGCCAGAACCGCATGCTGGCGCTGCTGGAACAACTGCCGTCGGCACCGCCGCATGCACTGCGCTGGATCTGGCGGCGCCTGCATGGGCGCAGCGTGGAAACGCTGGACGAAGCCGGGCAGGCGCAGGGCCGTCCGGTACCGTGA
- a CDS encoding RNA pseudouridine synthase has translation MEPIRLDKRLSALLGIPRGEARRYIEGGWVTVNGEVVEQPQRPVDDSAVIVVAQQASDEKTERVSMLLNKPAGVAAETLCALVSSDSRSELDASDIRPLQRHFHGLQLAASLPAADSGLVVVSQDPATLAHLQRNLGRTEQEYLIEVAEGGPERGPWLMARLQQEAGGGKVSWQSEQRLRFAGKGLTAKGLRSAVTTAGLQVIGVRRLRIGRVALGPLSPGQWRYLGSDERF, from the coding sequence ATGGAACCGATCCGTCTCGACAAACGCCTGTCCGCCCTGCTCGGCATCCCGCGCGGCGAAGCGCGGCGCTACATCGAAGGTGGCTGGGTCACCGTCAATGGCGAGGTGGTGGAACAGCCGCAGCGCCCGGTCGATGACAGCGCGGTGATCGTGGTGGCCCAGCAGGCCAGTGACGAAAAGACCGAACGGGTCAGCATGCTGTTGAACAAGCCGGCCGGTGTCGCCGCTGAAACCCTGTGCGCGTTGGTCAGCAGTGACAGCCGCAGCGAGCTCGATGCCAGCGACATCCGACCGCTGCAGCGGCATTTCCACGGCCTGCAGCTGGCCGCATCACTGCCTGCGGCCGATAGCGGCCTGGTCGTGGTCAGCCAGGATCCGGCCACGCTGGCGCATCTGCAGCGCAATCTGGGCCGCACTGAGCAGGAATACCTGATCGAAGTGGCCGAGGGCGGCCCGGAGCGTGGGCCATGGCTGATGGCACGTTTGCAGCAGGAGGCCGGCGGCGGCAAGGTCAGCTGGCAGAGCGAGCAGCGGCTGCGGTTCGCCGGCAAGGGGCTGACCGCCAAGGGCCTGCGTTCGGCGGTGACAACCGCCGGGTTGCAGGTAATCGGGGTGCGCCGGCTGCGTATCGGCCGCGTGGCGCTGGGGCCGCTGTCGCCGGGTCAGTGGCGTTACCTGGGCAGCGACGAGCGCTTCTGA
- a CDS encoding DUF4097 family beta strand repeat-containing protein, whose translation MTRTLISCCVALLLAPAVALADTRIDERHTLAAGGRIELSNVAGKVTVRGWDRNDVQLTGTLSDGLQLRQEKSANRVRWEIEYPRRNNNGGATLVLNVPRSVELLLSTVSASQDISGIDVRRLQADTVSGSLSAAGRSGDSKLNTVSGSVSARLQTPKLDVNTVSGRIQAGGGVSGDIGAQTVSGRVEVDAGRVQRLGVETVSGSIDLAAAGLAPGGRINVESVSASVTLSLPRAVSAQLSVNSFSGSINSDAGQVERPRYGPGSHLDTRLGGGDGDIRIQSHSGSVRVRLDR comes from the coding sequence ATGACCCGAACCCTGATTTCCTGCTGCGTCGCGCTGCTGCTGGCCCCCGCCGTGGCGCTGGCCGACACCCGTATCGACGAGCGCCACACCCTGGCCGCGGGCGGTCGCATCGAGCTGAGCAACGTCGCTGGCAAGGTCACCGTGCGTGGTTGGGACCGCAATGACGTGCAGCTCACCGGTACGCTCAGCGACGGCCTGCAGCTGCGCCAGGAGAAGAGCGCCAACCGTGTGCGCTGGGAGATCGAATACCCCCGCCGCAACAACAACGGCGGCGCGACGCTGGTGCTGAACGTGCCGCGTTCGGTGGAGTTGCTGCTGAGCACGGTCAGTGCCAGCCAGGACATCAGTGGCATCGATGTGCGACGGCTGCAGGCCGACACGGTCAGCGGCAGCCTGAGCGCGGCTGGCCGCAGTGGCGACAGCAAGCTCAACACGGTCAGTGGCAGCGTCAGCGCACGCCTGCAGACGCCGAAGCTGGATGTGAACACGGTCAGTGGCCGGATCCAGGCCGGCGGCGGCGTGTCCGGTGATATCGGTGCGCAGACGGTGTCCGGCCGGGTCGAGGTCGACGCCGGGCGCGTGCAGCGGCTGGGGGTGGAGACCGTCTCAGGCAGCATCGACCTGGCAGCAGCCGGGTTGGCGCCCGGCGGCCGCATCAATGTTGAATCGGTCAGTGCCTCGGTCACGCTGAGCCTGCCGCGCGCAGTGTCGGCACAGCTGTCGGTGAACAGCTTCAGCGGCTCGATCAACAGCGATGCCGGCCAGGTGGAGCGGCCACGCTACGGGCCGGGCAGCCACCTCGACACGCGGCTGGGCGGCGGCGACGGTGACATCCGCATCCAGTCGCATTCGGGCAGTGTGCGGGTACGCCTGGACCGCTGA
- a CDS encoding phospholipase D family protein, translated as MTWIYHRGMSLSKPFWRRLLRIAAIILAALLLLVLSGLLLADHLTPQARGTPSQVLPLQPAQTRIDQQIVPLQEAHPGQSGVAFLSDGMDAFAARAMITAQAGRSLDLQYYIWHDDLVGHLMAKALYDAAERGVRVRILLDDMNAKDKDALMMALDAHPNIELRLYNPFRNRSGIARTLELVQRAFSVNHRMHNKSWIADGRIAIVGGRNIGEEYFSARDDVNFQDLDLVVAGPAVQQANRIFDDYWNSSAAIPISALASYTDAQLRQLVRQSDLDAMHAKAQPYLQRVAESRQRQRPSPEPLHWSAHVRIASDPPMKHRDDDRRSWLVSTLSEELRSTRRSALLISPYFVPGHDGVEALSTLATRGAQVGVVTNSLAANDVAAVHGGYMGYRVPLLQAGVQLYELKAHGRPDASLFGSSGASLHTKAFVVDNRRGFVGSFNLDPRSAYLNTEMGVLFDDPVLGAQLRDEYLRLASPAYSWWLALGHNDALRWLERQPPPHWVETEPGASLGKRWTARVISWLPVESQL; from the coding sequence ATGACGTGGATCTACCATCGGGGCATGAGCCTGTCCAAGCCCTTCTGGCGACGCCTGCTGCGCATCGCTGCAATCATTCTCGCTGCGCTGTTGCTGCTGGTGCTGTCCGGCCTGCTGCTGGCCGACCATCTCACGCCGCAGGCACGGGGCACACCCTCGCAGGTGCTGCCACTGCAGCCGGCGCAGACCCGCATCGACCAGCAGATCGTGCCATTGCAGGAGGCCCATCCCGGGCAGTCCGGCGTGGCTTTCCTCAGTGATGGCATGGATGCCTTCGCCGCACGCGCAATGATCACCGCACAGGCTGGCCGGAGCCTGGACCTGCAGTACTACATCTGGCACGACGACCTGGTCGGCCACCTGATGGCCAAGGCGCTGTACGACGCCGCAGAGCGTGGGGTGCGTGTGCGCATCCTGCTCGACGACATGAACGCCAAGGACAAGGACGCCTTGATGATGGCGCTCGATGCACATCCCAACATCGAGCTGCGCCTGTACAACCCGTTCCGCAACCGCAGCGGCATCGCGCGCACGCTGGAGCTGGTGCAACGCGCCTTCAGCGTGAACCACCGCATGCACAACAAGAGCTGGATCGCCGATGGCCGCATTGCGATCGTCGGTGGCCGCAACATCGGCGAGGAGTACTTCAGCGCGCGTGACGACGTGAACTTCCAGGATCTGGACCTGGTCGTGGCCGGGCCGGCCGTGCAGCAGGCCAACCGGATCTTCGACGACTACTGGAACAGCAGCGCGGCCATCCCGATTTCCGCGCTGGCGTCCTACACCGATGCACAGTTGCGGCAGCTGGTGCGCCAGTCGGACCTGGATGCGATGCATGCCAAGGCGCAGCCTTACCTGCAGCGCGTGGCCGAATCACGCCAGCGGCAACGGCCCAGCCCGGAACCGCTGCACTGGAGCGCGCACGTGCGGATCGCGTCCGATCCACCGATGAAGCACCGCGACGATGATCGCCGCAGCTGGCTGGTCAGCACGCTCAGCGAGGAACTGCGCAGCACCCGCCGCAGTGCGCTGTTGATTTCGCCCTATTTCGTGCCCGGCCACGACGGCGTCGAGGCACTTTCGACGCTGGCCACACGTGGCGCGCAGGTTGGCGTGGTCACCAATTCACTGGCTGCCAACGACGTGGCGGCCGTGCATGGCGGCTACATGGGCTACCGCGTGCCGCTGCTGCAGGCCGGCGTGCAGCTGTACGAACTGAAGGCGCATGGCCGGCCCGATGCCAGCCTGTTCGGCAGCAGCGGCGCCAGCCTGCACACCAAGGCATTCGTGGTCGACAACCGCCGTGGCTTCGTCGGCTCGTTCAATCTCGACCCGCGCTCGGCCTATCTCAACACCGAAATGGGCGTGCTGTTCGATGACCCGGTGCTCGGCGCGCAGCTGCGCGACGAGTACCTGCGCCTGGCCAGCCCTGCGTACAGCTGGTGGCTGGCCCTGGGCCACAACGATGCGCTGCGCTGGCTGGAACGGCAACCGCCTCCTCACTGGGTGGAGACCGAGCCCGGTGCCAGCCTCGGCAAACGCTGGACCGCACGGGTGATCAGCTGGCTGCCGGTGGAATCGCAGCTGTAG
- a CDS encoding M48 family metallopeptidase, translating to MAVLKYLTGYPEPLVAQVSELLAQGKLGPWLQQRYPDPHEVRSDRQLYDYTQDLKDRYLRKSVPLNKVCYDNTLEVIKHALGTHTAISRVHGGRLKASREIRIATVFRQAPAAFLRMIVVHELAHLKEADHNKAFYQLCQHMEPDYLQLEFDTRLYLTELANRSQR from the coding sequence ATGGCAGTCCTGAAGTACCTCACCGGCTATCCCGAACCCCTGGTCGCCCAGGTCAGCGAACTGCTGGCGCAGGGCAAGCTCGGCCCCTGGCTGCAACAGCGCTACCCCGACCCGCACGAGGTACGCAGCGACCGCCAGCTGTACGACTACACGCAGGACCTGAAGGACCGCTACCTGCGCAAGTCGGTGCCGCTCAACAAGGTCTGCTACGACAACACGCTGGAAGTGATCAAGCATGCGCTGGGCACCCACACCGCCATTTCCCGCGTGCACGGTGGCCGCCTCAAGGCCAGCCGCGAGATCCGCATCGCCACCGTGTTCCGCCAGGCCCCGGCGGCGTTCCTGCGCATGATCGTGGTGCATGAACTGGCCCACCTGAAGGAAGCCGACCACAACAAGGCCTTCTACCAGCTGTGCCAGCACATGGAGCCGGATTACCTGCAACTGGAGTTCGATACCCGCCTGTACCTGACCGAGCTGGCCAACCGCAGCCAGCGCTGA
- a CDS encoding DUF2058 domain-containing protein translates to MAKPNALQEQLLKAGLAKKSQASAAASAQAKARQGKAESTSAEVQREAERARAEKVERDRALAAERNAQARQAEQKAQARQIISAHAVPHKGDDEYRFSDGAAIRTLLIDPKLRKALSVGVLVIVAHGDGYALLPRAAAEKVRERAPEAIIVDHGQPGSTAEISTGNAEDDAYYAQFQVPDDLVW, encoded by the coding sequence ATGGCAAAGCCCAACGCGCTGCAGGAACAATTGCTCAAGGCCGGCCTGGCCAAGAAGTCCCAGGCAAGCGCCGCCGCGAGCGCGCAGGCCAAGGCCCGCCAGGGCAAGGCCGAATCGACCTCGGCCGAGGTCCAGCGCGAGGCCGAGCGGGCCCGTGCCGAGAAGGTCGAGCGTGACCGCGCGCTGGCTGCCGAGCGCAATGCGCAGGCCCGTCAGGCTGAGCAGAAAGCCCAGGCCCGGCAGATCATCAGCGCCCATGCCGTGCCTCACAAGGGCGATGACGAGTATCGCTTCAGCGATGGCGCAGCGATCCGCACCCTGCTGATCGACCCCAAGCTGCGCAAGGCGCTGTCGGTCGGTGTACTGGTCATCGTTGCCCACGGCGACGGCTACGCCCTGCTGCCGCGTGCCGCCGCCGAGAAGGTACGTGAACGCGCCCCGGAGGCGATCATCGTCGACCACGGCCAGCCGGGCTCGACCGCTGAGATCTCCACCGGCAACGCCGAGGACGACGCCTACTACGCCCAGTTCCAGGTACCCGACGACCTGGTCTGGTAA
- a CDS encoding Glu/Leu/Phe/Val dehydrogenase dimerization domain-containing protein: MLFETLATTGHEQVVFCHNHDAGLKAIIAIHNTTLGPALGGVRMRPYASTDEALADVLRLSRTMTYKNALAGLNVGGGKAVIIGDPKVDKTEVLFRAFGRYVDSLGGRYITAEDVGTDVNDMENIYLESQFVTGVHQVHGGSGDPAPFTAYGALQALMASMRFKFGHEEVGKTSIAVQGLGHIGMELVKLLRDRGAKLYVTDLDSALVDRAVSDFGAEAVKPDEIHEVNADVFAPCALEGAINADTLPRIKAKIICGTANNQLSSLEIGDELHARGILYAPDYAVNAGGVMNVSLEIDGYNRERAMRLIRSIYHNLTRIFELSQRENIAPQRAADRIAESRILSIGKLKMPLGRSTPRLGNLRGG, translated from the coding sequence ATGCTATTCGAAACCCTCGCCACCACCGGCCACGAACAAGTGGTGTTCTGCCACAACCACGATGCCGGCCTGAAGGCGATCATCGCCATCCACAACACCACCCTGGGCCCGGCCCTGGGCGGCGTGCGCATGCGCCCCTACGCCAGTACCGACGAGGCGCTGGCCGACGTGCTGCGGCTGAGCCGGACGATGACCTACAAGAATGCGCTGGCCGGCCTCAACGTGGGTGGCGGCAAGGCGGTCATCATCGGCGACCCGAAGGTGGACAAGACCGAGGTGCTGTTCCGCGCCTTCGGCCGCTATGTCGATTCGCTGGGCGGGCGCTACATCACCGCCGAGGACGTCGGCACCGACGTCAACGACATGGAAAACATCTACCTGGAGAGCCAGTTCGTGACCGGCGTGCACCAGGTCCATGGCGGCTCCGGCGACCCGGCGCCTTTCACGGCCTACGGTGCACTGCAGGCACTGATGGCATCGATGCGCTTCAAGTTCGGCCACGAGGAAGTGGGCAAGACCAGCATCGCGGTGCAGGGCCTGGGCCATATCGGCATGGAACTGGTGAAGCTGCTGCGTGACCGCGGTGCCAAGCTGTACGTCACCGACCTGGACAGTGCGCTGGTGGATCGCGCGGTCAGCGATTTCGGCGCCGAAGCGGTCAAGCCGGACGAGATCCATGAAGTGAACGCCGACGTGTTCGCGCCGTGCGCGCTGGAAGGCGCGATCAACGCCGATACCCTGCCGCGGATCAAGGCGAAGATCATCTGCGGCACCGCAAACAACCAGCTGTCGAGCCTGGAGATCGGCGACGAACTGCACGCGCGCGGCATTCTCTACGCGCCGGACTACGCGGTCAACGCCGGCGGCGTGATGAACGTGTCGCTGGAGATCGACGGCTACAACCGCGAACGCGCGATGCGCCTGATCCGCAGCATCTACCACAACCTTACCCGCATCTTCGAACTGTCGCAGCGCGAGAACATCGCGCCGCAGCGCGCAGCCGACCGCATCGCCGAAAGCCGCATCCTGTCGATCGGCAAGCTGAAGATGCCGCTGGGCCGCAGCACGCCGCGCCTGGGCAACCTGCGCGGCGGCTGA